Within Desulfatiglans sp., the genomic segment GATCACCCCTTTGTGAGACAACTGTCCAAGGATTTTTTCCAGCTCTGAGAACTTTGCTGCATCAGCATCGTTTATGCTGTTATGTATCATCCATTCGTCAAGGGTCATAACCCCTTCAAAAAACTCAGGGGTTAAAAGATCGCCAGAGGAAATAAAATAGAGCCTGGGGCCATTCATCCTGTAAAAAAGAAGGCCGAAATCTTCCTGCCTGACCTGTGATCCTCTGGCGAGTTTGTACTTAGTGTTCATAATCTTAAACCTGGGATAGGTGACATGTATTGTGTCACACAAAGCCGCAAAGACACAAAGGTTAAAAAAATAAACCCCTTTTCTTTGTGGCTTCGTGTCTTTGTGTGAATCCTTATTTTTAAATCCCCGTGCTCCATGGGTCGAAATTCACTCCCCACCGATAGCTCGTACAAGTATTCGTATGGTGAGGTTTTATACCCCACGAGATTATATAAGTTATAAAAATTACTCTACACCCATATAAATTTATTTTATGGATGTAGAGATAAACCGGTTAATATACCCCGCAGATACCGTCTATTGCCATCTCCTCAATCTTGATCTCCTGGGTTTTGAAGATATCATCTTCGCTTGTCTTTAAGCTGTCAGTATTGATAGTCTCAGAAATATCAACTGCTTTCTTTTCCTGTTCTTTCATTTTTATAAAACCTCAATATAAGTAAACTATATTAGTAGCATAGATTAAGGGCCTTAACTTATCAATGCAAATCCTGGCCCAACTATCTTACTTG encodes:
- the mftB gene encoding mycofactocin biosynthesis chaperone MftB (MftB, a small protein, is a peptide chaperone that assists the radical SAM enzyme MftC in performing two modifications to the C-terminal Val-Tyr dipeptide of the mycofactocin precursor peptide, MftA. MftB's role is analogous to the role of PqqD in the biosynthesis of PQQ, a cofactor that derives entirely from a Tyr and a Glu in the precursor PqqA.) gives rise to the protein MNTKYKLARGSQVRQEDFGLLFYRMNGPRLYFISSGDLLTPEFFEGVMTLDEWMIHNSINDADAAKFSELEKILGQLSHKGVIIER
- the mftA gene encoding mycofactocin precursor (Mycofactocin is a small molecule electron carrier derived from the final two amino acids, Val-Tyr, of MftA, the mycofactocin precursor. It plays a role in redox homeostasis and the metabolism of alcohols and aldehydes in Actinobacteria, including Mycobacterium tuberculosis.), whose protein sequence is MKEQEKKAVDISETINTDSLKTSEDDIFKTQEIKIEEMAIDGICGVY